One window from the genome of Cuculus canorus isolate bCucCan1 chromosome 12, bCucCan1.pri, whole genome shotgun sequence encodes:
- the RNF111 gene encoding E3 ubiquitin-protein ligase Arkadia isoform X7, producing the protein MEISTLEFKNKKGSGTKTLQPFLKLSMSKWTPECNIVYTLKADMKSEVPSDAPKRQESLKGILLNPEPIGAAKSFPAEVEMIASKVGNEFSHLCGDSQKQKDMNGNRTDQDKSIVVRKKRKSQQAGPSYTQNCPDKENQGILGLRQHLETQSEDNDSSFSDCISSPSSSLHFGDSDTVTSDEEKDAPVRHPQAVLNNTSRTHSARSQKWPRTEADSVPGLLMKRPCFHSSSLRRLPYRKRFVKTSSSQRTQNQKERILMQRKKREVLARRKYALLPSSSSSSENDLSSESSSSSSTEGEEDLFVSPGENHQNSTPVPSGSIDEDVVVIEASSTPQVTANEEINVTSTDSEVEIVTVGESYRSRSTLGHTRSHWGQSSSSHAARPQEQRNRSRVSTVIQPLRQSAAEVVDLTVDEDEPAVVPTTSARAEPQVVSSASSNSSSTSTSEQASDAAPNISTSQPSAAPETTSSLPSGSTAGTSAGDDMRRTASNTTLESGPPAMPRLPSCCPQHSPCGGPSQPHHALGHPHTSCFQQHGHHFQHHHHHHHNPHPAVALSPSFTDSSCPVERPPPVPAPCGASSSSGTSYHDQQALPVDLSSSGIRSHGSGAFHGTSAFDPCCPGSSSRTAIYGHQAGAGPSQSITIDGYGSSMVAQPQPQPPPQASLSSCRHYMHSPYASLTRPLHHQASACPHSHGNPPPQPQPPPQVDYVIPHPVHPFHPSISSHASSHPVPPPPPPPTHPLASAAAPIPQHLPATHQPISHHIPATAPPAQRLHPHEVIQRMEVQRRRMMQHPTRAHERPPPHPHRMHPNYGHGHHIHVPQTMSSHPRQAPERSAWELGIEAGVTAATYPPGPLHPHLAHYHAPPRLHHLQIGALPLMELIHLEERLGNVNRGATQGTIERCTYPHKYKKRKLHCKQDGEEGTEEDTEEKCTICLSILEEGEDVRRLPCMHLFHQVCVDQWLITNKKCPICRVDIEAQLPSES; encoded by the exons ATGGAGATTTCCACACTGGAGTTTAAGAATAAAAAGGGGAGTGGAACCAAAACACTCCA GCCTTTCTTAAAACTTTCCATGTCTAAATGGACTCCTGAATGTAATATAGTTTATACTCTAAAAGCGGATATGAAGAGTGAAGTTCCTTCTGATGCACCAAAGAGACAGGAGAGTCTGAAGGGGATCCTCTTGAACCCTGAGCCTATTGGGGCTGCAAAAAGCTTCCCTGCAGAAGTTGAGATGATTGCTAGTAAGGTAGGGAATGAGTTCTCTCACTTATGTGGTGATTCTCAAAAACAGAAGGACATGAATGGCAACCGTACAGACCAAGACAAAAGTATTGTTGTGCGAAAAAAACGCAAGAGCCAGCAGGCTGGTCCTTCCTATACTCAAAATTGTCCTGATAAAGAGAACCAAGGAATCTTAGGATTAAGACAGCATCTAGAAACACAGAGTGAAGACAATGATTCTTCTTTTAGCGACTGTATCTCTTCACCTTCATCTAGCCTACATTTTGGAGACTCTGACACAGTAACatctgatgaagaaaaagatgctCCTGTTAGACACCCTCAGGCAGTGCTGAATAATACAAGTAGAACTCACAGCGCAAGGTCACAAAAGTGGCCTCGGACTGAGGCAGACTCGGTGCCTGGGTTATTAATGAAAAGGCCCTGTTTTCACAGCAGTTCTTTAAGAAGACTTCCATATAGGAAGAGATTTGTGAAAACAAGTTCATCGCAGCGGACACAGAACCAAAAAGAACGAATTttaatgcagaggaaaaagcgGGAAGTTTTAGCTCGAAGGAAGTACGCTTTGCTACCCAGCTCTAGCAGTTCCAGTGAGAACGATCTAAGTAGTGAATCTTCTTCCAGTTCATCAACTGAAGGGGAGGAAGACCTGTTTGTGTCACCTGGTGAAAACCACCAGAACAGTACACCTGTTCCTTCAG GAAGTATTGATGAAGATGTTGTGGTGATTGAAGCATCCTCCACTCCCCAGGTCACCgctaatgaagaaataaatgttacCTCAACAGATAGTGAAGTGGAGATTGTCACTGTTGGTGAAAGCTACAG GTCTCGTTCAACACTTGGACACACAAGATCACACTGGGGACAAAGCTCAAGTTCTCATGCTGCACGACCTCAGGAGCAGCGGAACCGCAGTAGGGTCTCCACAGTCATACAGCCGCTGAGGCAGAGTGCCGCCGAAGTTGTGGACCTTACCGTGGATGAAGATG AGCCGGCAGTTGTGCCAACCACGTCAGCTAGAGCGGAGCCACAGGTCGTGAGTTCTGCTTCCAGTAACAGTTCTAGTACGTCTACCTCAGAGCAGGCCTCTGATGCAGCTCCAAACATCTCCACCAGCCAGCCCTCTGCAGCACCAGAGACGACTTCTAGTCTTCCCAGTGGCAGCACTGCTGGTACTTCTGCTGGAG ATGATATGAGAAGAACTGCATCTAACACGACACTGGAATCTGGTCCTCCGGCCATGCCAAGGTTGCCATCGTGCTGCCCTCAGCATTCTCCTTGTGGAGGACCTTCACAGCCTCACCATGCATTGGGGCACCCGCATACaagctgctttcagcagcatGGTCACCACTTCCaacatcaccaccaccaccaccacaacccTCACCCAGCTGTTGCACTGTCTCCTTCCTTCACTGACTCCAGCTGTCCTGTAGAGAGGCCTCCTCCTGTGCCGGCACCGTGTGGAGCAAGCAGCAGTTCTGGTACCAGTTACCATGACCAG CAGGCATTGCCAGTAGACTTAAGCAGCAGTGGTATAAGAAGTCATGGAAGTGGTGCTTTTCATGGAACATCTGCTTTTGACCCCTGCTGTCCCGGTTCTTCATCTCGAACTGCAATTTATGGGCATCAGGCTGGTGCAGGCCCAAGCCAATCAATAACAATAGACGGATATGGATCAAGTATGGTTGCGCAGCCACAGCCTCAACCTCCTCCTCAGGCATCACTCTCCTCCTGTCGGCATTACATGCATTCTCCTT ATGCTTCTTTGACCAGACCTCTTCATCATCAAGCTTCTGCATGTCCTCACTCTCATGGAAATCCTCCTCCACAGCCACAACCTCCACCTCAAGTAGATTATGTTATCCCTCATCCAGTGCATCCCTTCCATCCTTCAATCTCCTCTCATGCATCTTCTCATCCtgttcctcctccacctccaccaccaacTCATCCTTTAGCCAGTGCAGCTGCTCCAATACCCCAGCATCTTCCTGCAACACACCAGCCTATATCCCATCATATCCCTGCAACAGCCCCTCCAGCACAGAGGCTACATCCTCATGAAGTGATCCAGAGGATGGAGGTCCAGAGAAGAAGAATGATGCAACACCCAAC ACGTGCTCATGAACGGCCTCCTCCACATCCTCACAGAATGCATCCCAATTATGGTCATGGGCATCACATTCACGTGCCTCAGACAATGTCTTCCCATCCTCGACAAGCTCCGGAGAGATCTGCCTG GGAACTGGGAATTGAAGCTGGTGTGACTGCAGCGACGTACCCTCCAGGGCCCTTGCATCCTCACTTGGCCCACTACCATGCACCTCCTCGACTACATCACCTGCAAATAGGGGCTCTTCCCCTCATG GAGCTGATTCACTTGGAGGAACGATTAGGCAACGTTAATCGTGGAGCAACGCAGGGAACTATAGAAAGATGCACATATCCACATAAATACAAAAAG AGGAAACTGCACTGCAAACaagatggggaggaaggaaCAGAGGAAGACACGGAGGAAAAGTGTACCATCTGCTTGTCTATACTGGAGGAAGGTGAAGATGTCAG
- the RNF111 gene encoding E3 ubiquitin-protein ligase Arkadia isoform X6, which produces MEISTLEFKNKKGSGTKTLQPFLKLSMSKWTPECNIVYTLKADMKSEVPSDAPKRQESLKGILLNPEPIGAAKSFPAEVEMIASKVGNEFSHLCGDSQKQKDMNGNRTDQDKSIVVRKKRKSQQAGPSYTQNCPDKENQGILGLRQHLETQSEDNDSSFSDCISSPSSSLHFGDSDTVTSDEEKDAPVRHPQAVLNNTSRTHSARSQKWPRTEADSVPGLLMKRPCFHSSSLRRLPYRKRFVKTSSSQRTQNQKERILMQRKKREVLARRKYALLPSSSSSSENDLSSESSSSSSTEGEEDLFVSPGENHQNSTPVPSGSIDEDVVVIEASSTPQVTANEEINVTSTDSEVEIVTVGESYRSRSTLGHTRSHWGQSSSSHAARPQEQRNRSRVSTVIQPLRQSAAEVVDLTVDEDEPAVVPTTSARAEPQVVSSASSNSSSTSTSEQASDAAPNISTSQPSAAPETTSSLPSGSTAGTSAGDDMRRTASNTTLESGPPAMPRLPSCCPQHSPCGGPSQPHHALGHPHTSCFQQHGHHFQHHHHHHHNPHPAVALSPSFTDSSCPVERPPPVPAPCGASSSSGTSYHDQQALPVDLSSSGIRSHGSGAFHGTSAFDPCCPGSSSRTAIYGHQAGAGPSQSITIDGYGSSMVAQPQPQPPPQASLSSCRHYMHSPYASLTRPLHHQASACPHSHGNPPPQPQPPPQVDYVIPHPVHPFHPSISSHASSHPVPPPPPPPTHPLASAAAPIPQHLPATHQPISHHIPATAPPAQRLHPHEVIQRMEVQRRRMMQHPTRAHERPPPHPHRMHPNYGHGHHIHVPQTMSSHPRQAPERSAWELGIEAGVTAATYPPGPLHPHLAHYHAPPRLHHLQIGALPLMELIHLEERLGNVNRGATQGTIERCTYPHKYKKVTTDWFSQRKLHCKQDGEEGTEEDTEEKCTICLSILEEGEDVRRLPCMHLFHQVCVDQWLITNKKCPICRVDIEAQLPSES; this is translated from the exons ATGGAGATTTCCACACTGGAGTTTAAGAATAAAAAGGGGAGTGGAACCAAAACACTCCA GCCTTTCTTAAAACTTTCCATGTCTAAATGGACTCCTGAATGTAATATAGTTTATACTCTAAAAGCGGATATGAAGAGTGAAGTTCCTTCTGATGCACCAAAGAGACAGGAGAGTCTGAAGGGGATCCTCTTGAACCCTGAGCCTATTGGGGCTGCAAAAAGCTTCCCTGCAGAAGTTGAGATGATTGCTAGTAAGGTAGGGAATGAGTTCTCTCACTTATGTGGTGATTCTCAAAAACAGAAGGACATGAATGGCAACCGTACAGACCAAGACAAAAGTATTGTTGTGCGAAAAAAACGCAAGAGCCAGCAGGCTGGTCCTTCCTATACTCAAAATTGTCCTGATAAAGAGAACCAAGGAATCTTAGGATTAAGACAGCATCTAGAAACACAGAGTGAAGACAATGATTCTTCTTTTAGCGACTGTATCTCTTCACCTTCATCTAGCCTACATTTTGGAGACTCTGACACAGTAACatctgatgaagaaaaagatgctCCTGTTAGACACCCTCAGGCAGTGCTGAATAATACAAGTAGAACTCACAGCGCAAGGTCACAAAAGTGGCCTCGGACTGAGGCAGACTCGGTGCCTGGGTTATTAATGAAAAGGCCCTGTTTTCACAGCAGTTCTTTAAGAAGACTTCCATATAGGAAGAGATTTGTGAAAACAAGTTCATCGCAGCGGACACAGAACCAAAAAGAACGAATTttaatgcagaggaaaaagcgGGAAGTTTTAGCTCGAAGGAAGTACGCTTTGCTACCCAGCTCTAGCAGTTCCAGTGAGAACGATCTAAGTAGTGAATCTTCTTCCAGTTCATCAACTGAAGGGGAGGAAGACCTGTTTGTGTCACCTGGTGAAAACCACCAGAACAGTACACCTGTTCCTTCAG GAAGTATTGATGAAGATGTTGTGGTGATTGAAGCATCCTCCACTCCCCAGGTCACCgctaatgaagaaataaatgttacCTCAACAGATAGTGAAGTGGAGATTGTCACTGTTGGTGAAAGCTACAG GTCTCGTTCAACACTTGGACACACAAGATCACACTGGGGACAAAGCTCAAGTTCTCATGCTGCACGACCTCAGGAGCAGCGGAACCGCAGTAGGGTCTCCACAGTCATACAGCCGCTGAGGCAGAGTGCCGCCGAAGTTGTGGACCTTACCGTGGATGAAGATG AGCCGGCAGTTGTGCCAACCACGTCAGCTAGAGCGGAGCCACAGGTCGTGAGTTCTGCTTCCAGTAACAGTTCTAGTACGTCTACCTCAGAGCAGGCCTCTGATGCAGCTCCAAACATCTCCACCAGCCAGCCCTCTGCAGCACCAGAGACGACTTCTAGTCTTCCCAGTGGCAGCACTGCTGGTACTTCTGCTGGAG ATGATATGAGAAGAACTGCATCTAACACGACACTGGAATCTGGTCCTCCGGCCATGCCAAGGTTGCCATCGTGCTGCCCTCAGCATTCTCCTTGTGGAGGACCTTCACAGCCTCACCATGCATTGGGGCACCCGCATACaagctgctttcagcagcatGGTCACCACTTCCaacatcaccaccaccaccaccacaacccTCACCCAGCTGTTGCACTGTCTCCTTCCTTCACTGACTCCAGCTGTCCTGTAGAGAGGCCTCCTCCTGTGCCGGCACCGTGTGGAGCAAGCAGCAGTTCTGGTACCAGTTACCATGACCAG CAGGCATTGCCAGTAGACTTAAGCAGCAGTGGTATAAGAAGTCATGGAAGTGGTGCTTTTCATGGAACATCTGCTTTTGACCCCTGCTGTCCCGGTTCTTCATCTCGAACTGCAATTTATGGGCATCAGGCTGGTGCAGGCCCAAGCCAATCAATAACAATAGACGGATATGGATCAAGTATGGTTGCGCAGCCACAGCCTCAACCTCCTCCTCAGGCATCACTCTCCTCCTGTCGGCATTACATGCATTCTCCTT ATGCTTCTTTGACCAGACCTCTTCATCATCAAGCTTCTGCATGTCCTCACTCTCATGGAAATCCTCCTCCACAGCCACAACCTCCACCTCAAGTAGATTATGTTATCCCTCATCCAGTGCATCCCTTCCATCCTTCAATCTCCTCTCATGCATCTTCTCATCCtgttcctcctccacctccaccaccaacTCATCCTTTAGCCAGTGCAGCTGCTCCAATACCCCAGCATCTTCCTGCAACACACCAGCCTATATCCCATCATATCCCTGCAACAGCCCCTCCAGCACAGAGGCTACATCCTCATGAAGTGATCCAGAGGATGGAGGTCCAGAGAAGAAGAATGATGCAACACCCAAC ACGTGCTCATGAACGGCCTCCTCCACATCCTCACAGAATGCATCCCAATTATGGTCATGGGCATCACATTCACGTGCCTCAGACAATGTCTTCCCATCCTCGACAAGCTCCGGAGAGATCTGCCTG GGAACTGGGAATTGAAGCTGGTGTGACTGCAGCGACGTACCCTCCAGGGCCCTTGCATCCTCACTTGGCCCACTACCATGCACCTCCTCGACTACATCACCTGCAAATAGGGGCTCTTCCCCTCATG GAGCTGATTCACTTGGAGGAACGATTAGGCAACGTTAATCGTGGAGCAACGCAGGGAACTATAGAAAGATGCACATATCCACATAAATACAAAAAG GTAACAACTGATTGGTTCTCACAGAGGAAACTGCACTGCAAACaagatggggaggaaggaaCAGAGGAAGACACGGAGGAAAAGTGTACCATCTGCTTGTCTATACTGGAGGAAGGTGAAGATGTCAG
- the RNF111 gene encoding E3 ubiquitin-protein ligase Arkadia isoform X1, whose protein sequence is MEISTLEFKNKKGSGTKTLQPFLKLSMSKWTPECNIVYTLKADMKSEVPSDAPKRQESLKGILLNPEPIGAAKSFPAEVEMIASKVGNEFSHLCGDSQKQKDMNGNRTDQDKSIVVRKKRKSQQAGPSYTQNCPDKENQGILGLRQHLETQSEDNDSSFSDCISSPSSSLHFGDSDTVTSDEEKDAPVRHPQAVLNNTSRTHSARSQKWPRTEADSVPGLLMKRPCFHSSSLRRLPYRKRFVKTSSSQRTQNQKERILMQRKKREVLARRKYALLPSSSSSSENDLSSESSSSSSTEGEEDLFVSPGENHQNSTPVPSGSIDEDVVVIEASSTPQVTANEEINVTSTDSEVEIVTVGESYRSRSTLGHTRSHWGQSSSSHAARPQEQRNRSRVSTVIQPLRQSAAEVVDLTVDEDEPAVVPTTSARAEPQVVSSASSNSSSTSTSEQASDAAPNISTSQPSAAPETTSSLPSGSTAGTSAGDDMRRTASNTTLESGPPAMPRLPSCCPQHSPCGGPSQPHHALGHPHTSCFQQHGHHFQHHHHHHHNPHPAVALSPSFTDSSCPVERPPPVPAPCGASSSSGTSYHDQQALPVDLSSSGIRSHGSGAFHGTSAFDPCCPGSSSRTAIYGHQAGAGPSQSITIDGYGSSMVAQPQPQPPPQASLSSCRHYMHSPYASLTRPLHHQASACPHSHGNPPPQPQPPPQVDYVIPHPVHPFHPSISSHASSHPVPPPPPPPTHPLASAAAPIPQHLPATHQPISHHIPATAPPAQRLHPHEVIQRMEVQRRRMMQHPTRAHERPPPHPHRMHPNYGHGHHIHVPQTMSSHPRQAPERSAWELGIEAGVTAATYPPGPLHPHLAHYHAPPRLHHLQIGALPLMVPDMAGYPHIRYISSGLDGTSFRGPFRGNFEELIHLEERLGNVNRGATQGTIERCTYPHKYKKVTTDWFSQRKLHCKQDGEEGTEEDTEEKCTICLSILEEGEDVRRLPCMHLFHQVCVDQWLITNKKCPICRVDIEAQLPSES, encoded by the exons ATGGAGATTTCCACACTGGAGTTTAAGAATAAAAAGGGGAGTGGAACCAAAACACTCCA GCCTTTCTTAAAACTTTCCATGTCTAAATGGACTCCTGAATGTAATATAGTTTATACTCTAAAAGCGGATATGAAGAGTGAAGTTCCTTCTGATGCACCAAAGAGACAGGAGAGTCTGAAGGGGATCCTCTTGAACCCTGAGCCTATTGGGGCTGCAAAAAGCTTCCCTGCAGAAGTTGAGATGATTGCTAGTAAGGTAGGGAATGAGTTCTCTCACTTATGTGGTGATTCTCAAAAACAGAAGGACATGAATGGCAACCGTACAGACCAAGACAAAAGTATTGTTGTGCGAAAAAAACGCAAGAGCCAGCAGGCTGGTCCTTCCTATACTCAAAATTGTCCTGATAAAGAGAACCAAGGAATCTTAGGATTAAGACAGCATCTAGAAACACAGAGTGAAGACAATGATTCTTCTTTTAGCGACTGTATCTCTTCACCTTCATCTAGCCTACATTTTGGAGACTCTGACACAGTAACatctgatgaagaaaaagatgctCCTGTTAGACACCCTCAGGCAGTGCTGAATAATACAAGTAGAACTCACAGCGCAAGGTCACAAAAGTGGCCTCGGACTGAGGCAGACTCGGTGCCTGGGTTATTAATGAAAAGGCCCTGTTTTCACAGCAGTTCTTTAAGAAGACTTCCATATAGGAAGAGATTTGTGAAAACAAGTTCATCGCAGCGGACACAGAACCAAAAAGAACGAATTttaatgcagaggaaaaagcgGGAAGTTTTAGCTCGAAGGAAGTACGCTTTGCTACCCAGCTCTAGCAGTTCCAGTGAGAACGATCTAAGTAGTGAATCTTCTTCCAGTTCATCAACTGAAGGGGAGGAAGACCTGTTTGTGTCACCTGGTGAAAACCACCAGAACAGTACACCTGTTCCTTCAG GAAGTATTGATGAAGATGTTGTGGTGATTGAAGCATCCTCCACTCCCCAGGTCACCgctaatgaagaaataaatgttacCTCAACAGATAGTGAAGTGGAGATTGTCACTGTTGGTGAAAGCTACAG GTCTCGTTCAACACTTGGACACACAAGATCACACTGGGGACAAAGCTCAAGTTCTCATGCTGCACGACCTCAGGAGCAGCGGAACCGCAGTAGGGTCTCCACAGTCATACAGCCGCTGAGGCAGAGTGCCGCCGAAGTTGTGGACCTTACCGTGGATGAAGATG AGCCGGCAGTTGTGCCAACCACGTCAGCTAGAGCGGAGCCACAGGTCGTGAGTTCTGCTTCCAGTAACAGTTCTAGTACGTCTACCTCAGAGCAGGCCTCTGATGCAGCTCCAAACATCTCCACCAGCCAGCCCTCTGCAGCACCAGAGACGACTTCTAGTCTTCCCAGTGGCAGCACTGCTGGTACTTCTGCTGGAG ATGATATGAGAAGAACTGCATCTAACACGACACTGGAATCTGGTCCTCCGGCCATGCCAAGGTTGCCATCGTGCTGCCCTCAGCATTCTCCTTGTGGAGGACCTTCACAGCCTCACCATGCATTGGGGCACCCGCATACaagctgctttcagcagcatGGTCACCACTTCCaacatcaccaccaccaccaccacaacccTCACCCAGCTGTTGCACTGTCTCCTTCCTTCACTGACTCCAGCTGTCCTGTAGAGAGGCCTCCTCCTGTGCCGGCACCGTGTGGAGCAAGCAGCAGTTCTGGTACCAGTTACCATGACCAG CAGGCATTGCCAGTAGACTTAAGCAGCAGTGGTATAAGAAGTCATGGAAGTGGTGCTTTTCATGGAACATCTGCTTTTGACCCCTGCTGTCCCGGTTCTTCATCTCGAACTGCAATTTATGGGCATCAGGCTGGTGCAGGCCCAAGCCAATCAATAACAATAGACGGATATGGATCAAGTATGGTTGCGCAGCCACAGCCTCAACCTCCTCCTCAGGCATCACTCTCCTCCTGTCGGCATTACATGCATTCTCCTT ATGCTTCTTTGACCAGACCTCTTCATCATCAAGCTTCTGCATGTCCTCACTCTCATGGAAATCCTCCTCCACAGCCACAACCTCCACCTCAAGTAGATTATGTTATCCCTCATCCAGTGCATCCCTTCCATCCTTCAATCTCCTCTCATGCATCTTCTCATCCtgttcctcctccacctccaccaccaacTCATCCTTTAGCCAGTGCAGCTGCTCCAATACCCCAGCATCTTCCTGCAACACACCAGCCTATATCCCATCATATCCCTGCAACAGCCCCTCCAGCACAGAGGCTACATCCTCATGAAGTGATCCAGAGGATGGAGGTCCAGAGAAGAAGAATGATGCAACACCCAAC ACGTGCTCATGAACGGCCTCCTCCACATCCTCACAGAATGCATCCCAATTATGGTCATGGGCATCACATTCACGTGCCTCAGACAATGTCTTCCCATCCTCGACAAGCTCCGGAGAGATCTGCCTG GGAACTGGGAATTGAAGCTGGTGTGACTGCAGCGACGTACCCTCCAGGGCCCTTGCATCCTCACTTGGCCCACTACCATGCACCTCCTCGACTACATCACCTGCAAATAGGGGCTCTTCCCCTCATG GTACCAGACATGGCGGGCTACCCTCACATCCGTTACATTTCATCGGGATTGGATGGAACATCATTCAGAGGCCCTTTCAGGGGCAATTTTGAG GAGCTGATTCACTTGGAGGAACGATTAGGCAACGTTAATCGTGGAGCAACGCAGGGAACTATAGAAAGATGCACATATCCACATAAATACAAAAAG GTAACAACTGATTGGTTCTCACAGAGGAAACTGCACTGCAAACaagatggggaggaaggaaCAGAGGAAGACACGGAGGAAAAGTGTACCATCTGCTTGTCTATACTGGAGGAAGGTGAAGATGTCAG